In bacterium, the genomic stretch CGCAACGATATGAGTATGCGGATCGTGGAGCCCGCAAGCCCGCCGATCACGCGGCTGACGCCCGAGGTCGTCGAACGGTATCTCGACCTGTTGCGGCGGCAAGAACGCAGCGTCCTCCTGCCCGACGGTGAGGAGCGGGTCGAACGGCGGTTGAGCGCAAGCACGGTGCATCAGGCGTACCGCTACATTAAGACGCTGTGCCGATGGATGGTGGACACCGAACTGCTCGACAAGTCGCCCTTGCGGGTCAAGTTGAGGCCGCCCCAAACGCTGCCGCGCACCCCCGATGATGAGATCGTGGACCGGCTGCTCAAGCACGCCGGGGACGGATTTTTTGGGACGAGGCTTCGGGTGCTCATTACCTTGTACAGCGACACGGGCTTGCGGCTGACGGACTACTGCGGGTGCGCGTGAGTGACATCAATCACCTCAACCACACGATCCGCGTCGTCGGCAAGGGCGAGGTCGATGATGTTGCGCCGTTCGGGGCGGAGTCGGCAACCGCGCTGAAGGAGTGGGTGCGGAAGTACCGGTGGTGGGCGCTGCCCGATGACTACCTCATCACGGCGAAAAACGGCAAGCCGCTGCACCCCGATTCCGTCGCCCATCTGCTGCATGACGTGAGCCGTCGAGCGGGCTTGTCGCGGCTTGTGTCGGCGCACGCACTCAGACACTACTTTGGTACGCGGGTCCTGATCCAAACAGGTGATCTCGAGTTGACGCGGCAACTGCTCCGGCACCGCACGCTGATGATGGCGCTGAACTGTGCGGCCTGACGAAGGCCGACGTGTTAAAGAAGTTCAGGATGGCGTCT encodes the following:
- a CDS encoding tyrosine-type recombinase/integrase, encoding MSDINHLNHTIRVVGKGEVDDVAPFGAESATALKEWVRKYRWWALPDDYLITAKNGKPLHPDSVAHLLHDVSRRAGLSRLVSAHALRHYFGTRVLIQTGDLELTRQLLRHRTLMMALNCAA